In the genome of Notamacropus eugenii isolate mMacEug1 chromosome 5, mMacEug1.pri_v2, whole genome shotgun sequence, one region contains:
- the GRIN2D gene encoding glutamate receptor ionotropic, NMDA 2D isoform X2, with protein sequence MRGPLGPHGPPGPANMLLLLALACASPFPEVAPPLGGEPGSGRPLNVALVFSGPAYAGEAARLGPTVAAAVRSPGLEVRPVALVLNGTDPRSLMLQLCDLLSGLRVHGVVFEDDSRAPAVAPILDFLSAQTALPIVAVHGGAALVLTPKEKGSTFLQLGSSTEQQLQVIFEVLEEYDWTSFVAVTTAAPGHRAFLAYIEALTDGSLVGWEHRGALTLDPGAGEEVLGARLRSLSAQIRLLFCAREEAEPLFRAAAAAGLTGPGYVWFMVGPQLAGGGGGGGPGEPPLLPGGAPLPAGLFAVRSAGWRDDLAKRVAAGVAVVARGAQALLRDYGFLPELGQDCRAQNRSQRGESLHRYFMNITWDNRDYSFNEDGFLVNPSLVVISLTKDQTWEVVGTWEQQSLRLKYPLWSRYGRFLQPVDDTQHLMVATLEERPFVIVEPADPLSGTCIRDSVPCRSQLNLTHSPPPDAPRPEKRCCKGFCIDILKRLAQTIGFSYDLYLVTNGKHGKKIDGVWNGMIGEVFYQRADMAIGSLTINEERSEIVDFSVPFVETGISVMVARSNGTVSPSAFLEPYSPAVWVMMFVMCLTVVAVTVFIFEYLSPVGYNRSLATGKRPGGSTFTIGKSIWLLWALVFNNSVPVENPRGTTSKIMVLVWAFFAVIFLASYTANLAAFMIQEEYVDTVSGLSDRKFQRPQEQYPPLRFGTVPNGSTEKNIRSNYEAMYNYMVRYNQPRVEEALIQLKAGKLDAFIYDAAVLNYMARKDEGCKLVTIGSGKVFATTGYGIALQKGSRWKRPIDLALLQFLGDDEIEMLERLWLSGICHNDKIEVMSSKLDIDNMAGVFYMLLVAMGLSLLVFAWEHLVYWRLRHCLGPTHHLDFLLAFSRGMYSCCSADAAPPAAKPLPPQPLPLPSPAYPAPRPALAPTTSGPFLPRERAVVDRWRRPKPSTGPGAGPVPVPVTPEASGPPRAPLPGAMADSFHRYYGPIEPQGLGEPRASRPSRPMSPPPPPQKPPPSYFAIVREKEASGPNEPAPAPYAGYPSPPAPPAAPLCHLAYEDESPPAPTRWPRSDPESQPLLRGAGGGGSSTAPPPPPCRAPPPPCPYLDLELSDSDDSESLGAGSGAGLEPWWVPDFYPYADRLGRYWSVDKLGGWRAGSWDYLPPRPGPAAWHCRHCASLELLPPPRHLSCSHDGLDGGWWAPPHPPPPPWVAGPHRRRTRCRCPRGHRAPSRRSGQASHRRRHAGAWDLPPPAPTSRSLEDLSSCPRVAPVHSRHSRRCPHAAHWGPIPRRHRGGDLGTRRGSAHFSSLESEV encoded by the exons ATGCGTGGCCCCCTGGGCCCCCACGGCCCTCCCGGCCCAGCTAACATGCTCTTGCTGCTGGCTTTGGCTTGTGCCAGCCCCTTCCCTGAGGTGGCTCCCCCACTGGGCGGGGAGCCAGGCTCTGGCAGACCCCTCAATGTGGCACTGGTGTTCTCGGGGCCAGCCTACGCAGGGGAGGCAGCCCGTTTGGGTCCCACTGTGGCTGCTGCAGTCCGCAGTCCAGGCCTGGAGGTACGTCCTGTGGCCTTGGTCCTCAATGGCACTGACCCGCGCAGCCTCATgctccagctgtgtgacctgctCTCTGGTCTTCGAGTCCATGGCGTCGTCTTCGAGGACGATTCCCGTGCACCAGCCGTCGCCCCCATCCTCGACTTTCTTTCTGCTCAGACTGCCCTGCCCATTGTGGCTGTCCATGGCGGTGCGGCTCTCGTCCTCACACCCAAG GAGAAGGGCTCTACCTTCCTCCAGCTGGGCTCCTCCACAGAGCAGCAGCTGCAGGTGATCTTTGAGGTACTGGAGGAATATGACTGGACATCCTTTGTGGCAGTGACCACGGCAGCCCCAGGCCACCGGGCATTCCTGGCTTATATCGAGGCGCTGACTGATGGGAGCCTGGTGGGCTGGGAGCACAGGGGTGCTCTGACCCTGGACCCCGGGGCTGGTGAGGAAGTGCTTGGTGCCCGTCTACGCAGTCTCAGTGCCCAGATACGCCTACTTTTCTGTGCCCGCGAGGAGGCTGAGCCACTGTTTCGGGCAGCAGCTGCAGCTGGCTTAACAGGGCCTGGCTACGTGTGGTTCATGGTGGGACCACAGCTGGCAGGgggtggtggagggggtgggCCTGGGGAGCCACCTCTCCTACCAGGGGGTGCCCCACTGCCTGCGGGGCTCTTTGCAGTCCGGTCAGCTGGCTGGCGGGATGACCTGGCAAAGAGAGTGGCGGCAGGTGTGGCAGTGGTAGCCCGAGGAGCCCAGGCCCTTCTTCGTGACTACGGGTTCCTGCCTGAGCTGGGTCAAGACTGTAGAGCTCAGAACCGTAGCCAGCGGGGAGAAAGTCTGCACCG GTACTTCATGAACATCACCTGGGACAACCGAGACTATTCCTTCAACGAAGATGGCTTCCTGGTGAATCCTTCCCTCGTTGTCATCTCCCTCACTAAGGATCAAACCTGGGAGGTG GTGGGGACCTGGGAACAACAGTCTCTACGGCTTAAGTACCCACTGTGGTCTCGATACGGCCGCTTCCTGCAGCCTGTGGATGACACCCAGCACCTCATGGTAGCGACCCTGGAGGAACGCCCCTTTGTCATTGTGGAGCCAGCCGACCCCCTCAGTGGCACCTGCATCCGGGACTCTGTGCCCTGCCGTAGCCAGCTTAACCTCACACACAG CCCCCCACCAGATGCCCCCCGGCCAGAGAAACGCTGCTGTAAAGGCTTCTGCATTGACATCCTCAAGCGCCTGGCCCAGACCATCGGCTTCAGCTATGACCTCTACCTCGTCACCAACGgcaaacatggaaagaaaatcGATGGTGTCTGGAACGGCATGATCGGGGAG GTGTTCTACCAGCGGGCAGACATGGCCATTGGCTCCCTCACCATCAATGAGGAGAGATCAGAAATCGTAGACTTCTCCGTGCCCTTTGTGGAGACAGGCATCAGCGTCATGGTGGCCAGAAGCAATGGCACAGTGTCACCCTCTGCCTTCTTGG AACCCTACAGTCCAGCTGTTTGGGTCATGATGTTCGTCATGTGTCTGACCGTGGTAGCTGTCACCGTCTTCATCTTTGAGTACCTTAGTCCTGTGGGCTATAACCGCAGCCTGGCCACTGGCAAGC GCCCTGGCGGCTCTACCTTTACCATTGGCAAGTCCATCTGGCTGCTGTGGGCTTTGGTCTTTAATAACTCTGTGCCTGTGGAGAACCCCCGCGGCACCACCAGCAAGATCATGGTCCTGGTCTGGGCCTTCTTCGCCGTCATCTTCCTGGCCAGCTACACAGCCAACCTGGCAGCTTTCATGATCCAAGAGGAGTATGTGGACACCGTTTCTGGGCTCAGTGACCGCAAG TTCCAGCGGCCCCAAGAGCAATATCCCCCCCTGAGGTTCGGGACAGTGCCCAACGGGTCCACAGAGAAGAACATTCGCAGCAATTATGAGGCGATGTACAACTACATGGTGCGCTACAACCAGCCCCGCGTGGAGGAGGCGCTGATCCAGCTGAAGGCCGG GAAGTTGGACGCCTTCATCTATGATGCCGCGGTTCTCAACTACATGGCCCGTAAGGACGAGGGCTGCAAACTGGTGACCATTGGCTCGGGCAaggtctttgccaccacaggCTACGGCATTGCCCTGCAGAAGGGCTCCCGCTGGAAGCGGCCCATCGACTTGGCCCTGCTGCAGTTCTTGGGGGATG ATGAGATCGAGATGCTGGAGCGCCTGTGGCTGTCCGGGATTTGCCACAATGACAAAATCGAGGTCATGAGCAGCAAGCTGGACATCGACAACATGGCTGGGGTCTTCTACATGCTGCTTGTGGCCATGGGCCTCTCCCTGCTGGTCTTTGCCTGGGAGCACCTGGTCTACTGGAGACTGCGTCACTGCCTCGGCCCCACCCACCACCTGGACTTCCTGCTGGCCTTCTCCAGG gGCATGTACAGTTGTTGCAGTGCTGATGCTGCCCCCCCAGCTGCCAAGCCCTTGCCTCCCCAGCCCCTGCCTTTGCCCAGCCCAGCATACCCAGCTCCCCGTCCAGCCCTGGCGCCCACCACCAGTGGCCCCTTCCTGCCCCGGGAGCGTGCTGTGGTGGACCGTTGGCGCCGGCCCAAGCCATCCACGGGGCCGGGGGCCGGGCCTGTCCCAGTCCCAGTCACCCCTGAAGCCTCAGGCCCCCCACGTGCTCCCCTTCCAGGAGCCATGGCCGATAGCTTCCACCGCTACTATGGGCCCATTGAGCCTCAGGGCCTGGGGGAGCCCCGAGCATCTCGCCCATCCCGGCCCATGTCCCCACCTCCTCCGCCCCAGAAGCCCCCTCCCTCCTACTTTGCCATTGTGAGAGAGAAGGAGGCTTCGGGCCCTAACGAACCGGCCCCTGCCCCTTATGCTGGATATCCCTCCCCACCTGCCCCACCTGCTGCCCCACTCTGTCACCTGGCTTACGAGGATGAGAGTCCCCCGGCCCCAACCCGTTGGCCCCGCTCAGACCCTGAGAGCCAGCCTCTGCTTCGAGGGGCAGGTGGGGGGGGGAGCTCTACagctcctcctccacccccttgCCGAGCGCCCCCTCCACCCTGTCCCTACCTGGACCTCGAATTGTCCGACTCGGATGACTCAGAGAGCTTGGGGGCTGGCTCAGGGGCTGGCCTAGAGCCCTGGTGGGTCCCTGACTTCTATCCATATGCTGACCGCTTGGGTCGGTACTGGTCTGTTGACAAGCTGGGAGGCTGGCGGGCAGGCAGCTGGGACTACCTGCCCCCTCGTCCTGGCCCTGCAGCCTGGCATTGCCGCCACTGTGCCAGCCTGGAGCTGCTTCCCCCACCCCGCCACCTCAGCTGCTCCCACGATGGTCTGGATGGTGGCTGGTgggccccaccccaccccccaccccctccgTGGGTTGCCGGGCCCCACCGACGACGCACCCGCTGCCGCTGCCCCCGAGGCCACCGGGCTCCCAGTCGTCGATCAGGCCAAGCTTCCCACCGGCGGCGCCACGCAGGGGCGTGGGACCTCCCACCACCTGCACCCACTTCCCGTTCCTTGGAGGACCTGAGCTCTTGTCCCCGGGTGGCCCCGGTTCACAGCCGCCACTCTCGTCGTTGCCCCCATGCTGCCCATTGGGGCCCCATACCCCGGAGACACCGTGGGGGGGACCTGGGCACCCGCCGAGGCTCTGCCCACTTCTCCAGCCTCGAGTCTGAGGTATGA